The Streptomyces sp. TLI_146 DNA window TGGCGCAGCGGGTATGGGCCGACAGCGGCGGTGAACGGCCGCGGCCGCTGCCTGCGGACGGGGAATTCTGCCGCCGCCTCGGGGAGCGGGTGGAACGTCCATGGCTGGGGCCGCTGGTCGCAGTCGACCACGGGGGCCCGCTGCTCGCGTGGATGGGGACGGTGATCCGCCGGCGCCGCCACCCTGAGGGGCGGTCCGGGCCGTATGCACGGTTCGACGAGAACCCGTGGTGGGTGCGCCAGGAACACCAGCCGTCGACCATGGCCGCCGGGCTGCGTTCCCTGTCCAGGGAGAAGATGACACCCGGTTCCGGCACGAACTGGCGCTCCACGGTGCCCGCCGAACAGCGCTTCCTGATCGAAAACCTGATCAGTGACGCGGAGGAGCAGCTGCAGCAGTTGCGCGGCGCGCAGTACGGCAAGAGCGTCGATGCCGCGCGGCAGCTATTGAGTAACCTCGGCCGTGCCGCCACGCTGGTCGAC harbors:
- a CDS encoding DNA-binding protein encodes the protein MDADADQPLEHLDLRGMPGAVAAQRRWTGVARRAVRAGAEPGEVFALAYAVVARWWEGAYGWEREEIWPRRLHQVAGGNAGTDLERWRIVGRDAVIFPEVVAVADALLDPAMAQRVWADSGGERPRPLPADGEFCRRLGERVERPWLGPLVAVDHGGPLLAWMGTVIRRRRHPEGRSGPYARFDENPWWVRQEHQPSTMAAGLRSLSREKMTPGSGTNWRSTVPAEQRFLIENLISDAEEQLQQLRGAQYGKSVDAARQLLSNLGRAATLVDQALIETVWAAASAGVPLEEVSQWAGLPAEAVVEVLASGPQDDDG